A genomic region of Papaver somniferum cultivar HN1 chromosome 7, ASM357369v1, whole genome shotgun sequence contains the following coding sequences:
- the LOC113299848 gene encoding probable protein S-acyltransferase 22, whose translation MRKHGWQLPYHPLQVVAVSVFLALGFAFYVFFVPFVGRKKKFQYIIMGIYTPLITGVVSLYIWCAAADPGDPGIFKSKKYVNIVESRKHTWVKESKLGGKSAPSINDANAATARGMPLNEGVVASANEIENGSSHHPSCCMGLLRWCPCALICKSRNHHEESCQQQKSEEGMFYCSLCEVEVFKYSKHCRVCDKCVDHFDHHCRWVNNCIGKRNYRQFFTLMVCALLLLILQWSTGILVMISCFLERKQFSTEITSKLGSSFSFLPFIAVVASCTILAMIATLPLVQLFFFHLLIIKKGISTYDYIIALREQEQQLVGGQQTPQMSPVSSITGLSSASSYNTFHRAAWCTPPRLFLEDQFDVVSPDTNRTLGSSRKRMIGEQPIRKKNPGAVNLNPWTLARLNADEVSRLAAEAKKKSKILQPVGRREATSGLETDSSFSSSGRMAPRPENRKRTTKRVRLPADLPHEALAKISSKTTDIHRSGFKAETSSSLTPLQLEARSAFQTSRAMSATARNVISSPDSSQDSPDFHPFRISSSGAEESRVLTGLSAAASSTHKGIPFVRSTSDGYEPSGGEDSDRVPSRTVPRSTNFNKLWSSAQNELVVESKASTSTLLANLRML comes from the exons ATGAGGAAACATGGATGGCAACTTCCTTACCATCCTCTTCAG GTGGTTGCTGTGTCTGTGTTTCTGGCATTGGGATTTGCTTTCTATgtgttttttgttccttttgttggAAGGAAGAAGAAGTTTCAGTATATTATAATGGGGATCTACACTCCACTT ATTACAGGCGTCGTCTCCCTATACATTTGGTGCGCAGCAGCTGATCCTGGGGACCCTGGAATCTTCAAGTCCAAGAAGTACGTCAACATTGTAGAGAGTAGAAAGCATACATGGGTTAAGGAATCTAAACTAGGTGGGAAGTCAGCACCCTCGATAAACGATGCAAATGCTGCAACGGCAAGAGGAATGCCCTTGAATGAAGGTGTGGTGGCCTCGGCAAATGAAATTGAAAACGGATCTTCTCATCATCCATCATGCTGTATGGGTTTGTTGAGGTGGTGTCCTTGTGCTCTAATATGTAAATCCAGAAATCACCATGAAGAATCCTGTCAGCAACAAAAGAGTGAAGAGGGCATGTTCTACTGCAGTCTGTGTGAGGTGGAG GTTTTCAAGTATAGTAAACACTGCAGAGTTTGTGATAAGTGTGTGGACCACTTCGATCATCATTGCAGA TGGGTCAACAATTGTATCGGCAAAAGAAATTACAGGCAGTTTTTCACCCTTATGGTCTGCGCCCTTCTCTTG CTCATTCTTCAGTGGTCTACTGGAATCCTTGTAATGATCAGTTGTTTTCTGGAGCGAAAGCAGTTCTCTACAGAGATAACTTCCAAATTGGGGagcagtttttcttttcttccttttaTCGCGGTGGTG GCTTCTTGCACCATTTTGGCTATGATTGCTACCTTACCACTCGTTCAGCTATTCTTCTTTCATTTACTAATTATAAAAAAG GGAATCAGCACATACGATTACATCATAGCATTGAGGGAGCAGGAACAACAATTAGTTGGAGGTCAGCAAACCCCTCAAATGTCTCCTGTCAGCTCTATCACTGGGTTAAGCAGTGCAAGCTCTTATAACACATTTCATCGAGCCGCTTGGTGTACTCCCCCACGTCTGTTTCTAGAGGATCAG TTCGATGTAGTTTCTCCTGACACCAACAGGACGCTAGGTTCTTCAAGGAAGAGGATGATTGGAGAACAACCAATCAGGAAGAAGAATCCTGGGGCTGTAAATCTAAATCCTTGGACACTGGCACGTTTGAATGCGGATGAAGTATCAAGACTTGCAGCTGAGGCGAAGAAGAAGTCCAAAATCCTTCAGCCCGTTGGGAGAAGAGAAGCAACTTCTGGACTAGAAACAGATAGTAGCTTTAGCAGCAGTGGACGGATGGCGCCAAGGCCTGAGAACAGAAAGCGAACCACCAAGCGGGTCCGCCTCCCTGCCGACCTTCCACATGAAGCCCTTGCTAAGATATCTTCCAAAACTACTGATATTCACAGAAGTGGTTTCAAAGCAGAGACATCAAGCAGTTTAACACCATTGCAACTTGAAGCACGGAGCGCTTTCCAGACAAGTCGGGCCATGTCTGCCACTGCCAGGAATGTCATTTCTTCTCCTGATAGCAGTCAAGACTCGCCAGATTTTCATCCTTTCCGTATATCTTCATCAGGGGCCGAAGAGTCCAGAGTGCTCACTGGTCTTTCAGCTGCTGCTTCATCTACACATAAGGGAATCCCGTTTGTAAGATCTACCAGCGATGGATACGAGCCATCTGGAGGCGAAGATAGTGACCGTGTTCCCTCGAGAACTGTGCCCAGATCAACGAACTTTAATAAACTCTGGAGTTCTGCTCAAAATGAGTTGGTAGTTGAATCCAAGGCGTCAACTTCAACTCTTTTAGCTAACCTTAGAATGCTTTAA
- the LOC113296118 gene encoding uncharacterized protein LOC113296118 gives MENKINILRRSFHAFFQNYQYLTFLVALILLPVSILVLLSQAVEFFSYPLLLTIQIRLDNLFNAAGFPPSSHFFFLLNVKLSQTITCSIFSFPFTLSFLLIAKSAVIQALHHKTPSTTTSSVFSLYNPLLLTHLCNSFIIFSAHAVGLCFLFVLFNTFSEFGYSSPDSAFFLSAGGAVVYSLILANTLIICNMALVVAGMENCGGFVAILKACVLIRSRVSTALSLALPVNLGLAFLEALFQYRVITIYHLSDKISFYIALEGLLIAYLYSLLIIQETVITCIFYTNCKSELRIDGEGNSNYYYYRIKNMEENEIFTDSKNLHELP, from the coding sequence ATGGAGAACAAgatcaacattctcagaagatcATTTCATGCTTTCTTCCAAAACTACCAGTACTTAACATTTTTGGTGGCGCTCATTTTGTTGCCAGTCTCAATTCTAGTTCTCCTGTCACAGGCAGTTGAATTCTTCTCATATCCGCTCTTGCTAACAATCCAAATTCGCCTAGATAATCTTTTCAATGCAGCCGGATTCCCTCCGTCGTCGCATTTCTTCTTCCTGCTCAATGTAAAACTATCTCAAACCATAACTTGTTCAatcttctcttttcctttcacCCTCTCATTCCTTCTTATTGCTAAATCAGCTGTAATTCAAGCTCTGCACCACAAAACACCTTCAACTACTACTTCTTCTGTGTTTTCTCTGTACAACCCTCTTCTTCTCACCCATTTATGCAACTCATTTATAATCTTCTCCGCACACGCGGTAGGACTGTGCTTTCTGTTTGTTCTCTTCAACACATTTAGTGAATTCGGGTATTCCTCACCGGACTCGGCGTTCTTCCTCTCTGCTGGTGGAGCAGTTGTTTACTCACTAATCCTTGCCAACACCCTTATCATATGCAACATGGCTTTGGTAGTTGCAGGAATGGAGAACTGTGGCGGGTTTGTGGCGATTCTCAAGGCCTGTGTGCTGATCAGAAGCAGGGTGTCAACTGCTCTCTCTTTAGCCTTGCCTGTCAATTTGGGTCTAGCATTTCTTGAAGCTTTGTTCCAGTACCGCGTCATAACAATTTACCATCTGTCTGATAAAATCAGCTTCTATATCGCTTTAGAGGGTCTGTTGATTGCTTATTTATACTCCCTTCTCATAATTCAAGAAACTGTCATCACCTGCATTTTCTACACAAATTGCAAGTCAGAGTTGAGAATAGATGGGGAAGGAAACTCAAACTATTACTATTACAGGATTAAGAACATGGAGGAAAATGAAATATTCACAGACTCAAAAAATTTGCATGAATTGCCATGA